A genome region from Solanum pennellii chromosome 12, SPENNV200 includes the following:
- the LOC107007441 gene encoding protease Do-like 9, protein MAGVNKRKRGRKPKSDPPSTPDIPTSTSPHIDDVVFSVSNVELIDPPPSSTSHRPRPRPRRGRPRKTPLLPKLTNPENGKTLKVTSPTRRLIDKPNGVPSLISSETTIINASVARVMPAMDAVVKVFCVHTEPNYSLPWQRKRQYSSSSSGFVIKGRRVLTNAHSVEHYTQVKLKKRGSDTKFVATVLAIGTECDIALLNVDDDEFWEGVSPVEFGDLPALQDAVTVVGYPIGGDTISVTSGVVSRIEILSYVHGSTELLGLQIDAAINSGNSGGPAFNDKGNCVGIAFQSLKHEDVENIGYVIPTPVITHFIKDYEKNGAYTGFPILGVEWQKMENPDLRLSMGMKPDQKGVRIRRIDPTTPESMMLMPSDVILSFDGVDIANDGTVPFRHGERIGFSYLVSQKYSGDYAAVKVLRRNSEILNFIIKLATQMRLIPAHNKGRPPSYYIIAGFVFTTVSVPYLRSEYGKDYEYEASVKLLDKLLHEFRQSPDEQIVVVSQVLVADINIGYEEIVNTQVLSFNGEPVKNLKSLASMVEKCKDEFLKFDLEYQQVVVLQTKTAKSATSDILTTHCIPSAMSEDLRT, encoded by the exons ATGGCTGGTGTAAACAAACGAAAACGAGGAAGAAAGCCAAAATCAGATCCCCCTTCAACACCAGACATCCCAACATCAACTTCACCCCACATTGACGATGTTGTTTTCTCAGTTAGCAACGTTGAGCTAATCGATCCACCTCCTTCTTCCACTTCCCACCGTCCCCGTCCCCGTCCTCGTCGTGGGAGGCCGCGTAAAACACCTCTTCTACCCAAACTCACCAACCCCGAAAATGGAAAAACCCTAAAAGTCACCTCCCCAACACGACGCTTAATCGATAAACCCAATGGGGTACCGTCTCTCATTTCTTCTGAGACTACTATTATAAATGCTTCTGTTGCTAGGGTGATGCCCGCCATGGATGCTGTAGTGAAGGTCTTTTGTGTTCACACCGAACCCAATTATTCCCTTCCCTGGCAGCGGAAGCGACAGTATAGTTCCAGTAGTAGCGGTTTTGTTATTAAAGGAAGAAGGGTTCTAACCAATGCACACTCTGTCGAGCATTACACGCAGGTCAAGTTGAAGAAGAGAGGGTCAGATACCAAGTTTGTAGCCACTGTGCTCGCTATTGGAACTGAATGTGATATTG CGTTGCTTAATGTGGATGATGATGAGTTCTGGGAGGGGGTCTCACCTGTGGAATTTGGGGATTTGCCAGCGCTTCAAGATGCTGTGACAGTAGTAGGTTATCCAATTGGGGGCGACACAATCTCTGTGACAAGTGGTGTTGTTTCACGCATAGAGATATTATCTTATGTTCATGGATCTACTGAACTTTTGGGGCTCCAG ATTGATGCTGCTATAAATTCTGGAAATTCTGGTGGGCCTGCTTTTAATGATAAAGGAAATTGTGTAGGTATCGCATTTCAGTCCCTTAAACATGAAGATGTGGAGAATATTGGTTATGTCATCCCAACACCTGTAATCACGCACTTCATTAAAGACTATGAGAAGAATGGTGCATATACCG GGTTTCCCATTCTTGGGGTTGAGTGGCAGAAGATGGAAAATCCAGATCTGCGTTTATCAATGGGAATGAAACCTGACCAGAAAGGTGTCCGTATAAGAAGAATTGACCCTACTACCCCAGAGTCTATGATGTTGATGCCATCTGATGTAATCCTAAGTTTCGATGGGGTTGATATTGCCAATGATGGAACAG TTCCATTCCGGCATGGAGAGCGTATAGGTTTTAGTTATCTCGTCTCCCAAAAATATTCGGGCGACTATGCTGCTGTTAAAGTTCTTCGTCGTAATTCTGAGatattaaatttcattatcaaacTTGCAACTCAGATGAGGCTTATTCCAGCTCACAACAAGGGGAGACCTCCGTCGTATTATATTATAGCTGGATTTGTTTTTACAACTGTATCTGTTCCATATCTTCGTTCAGAG TATGGAAAAGATTACGAGTATGAAGCTTCTGTAAAGCTGTTGGACAAACTCTTGCATGAGTTTCGACAATCACCTGATGAACAGATTGTCGTGGTTTCCCAG GTTCTTGTTGCTGACATTAACATTGGATATGAGGAGATAGTTAATACTCAG GTTCTTTCTTTTAACGGTGAGCCTGTAAAAAATTTGAAGAGCTTGGCCAGCATGGTAGAGAAGTGCAAGGATGAGTTTTTgaagtttgatttggaatatcaGCAG GTGGTAGTCCTCCAGACAAAGACAGCAAAATCTGCAACATCAGACATCCTTACTACACATTGTATTCCTTCTGCCATGTCGGAAGATCTCAGGACGTAA